In the genome of Streptomyces sp. Tu 3180, the window CGGGCACCTCGGCGGGGTCCGGCGGCACGTTCCTCGTGGCCACCTGCTCGGCGCCCAGCGCGCGGGTGCGGGACAGCAGCAGGGCCACGTCGTCGCCGGGCTCCCCGGGCAGTACGGCCTTCAGCACGCTGTCGCACAGGGAGTCCAGCGAGTCGGCGGGCACCGCCAGGGCACGGCGCAGCTCCTCGATGGCGTGGTCGATGTCGCGGCCGGGGGCCTCGACGAGGCCGTCGGTGTAGAGGGCGACGACGGAGCCCTCGGGCAGCCGGAGCTCCGTCACCTCGAACGGCAGCCCTCCGACGCCCAGGGGCGGCCCCGCGCTCAGGGGGACGAGCCGGCACGTGCCGTCGGGCAGCAGGAGAGCGGGAGCGGGATGCCCGGCGGAGGCCGCGGCCAGCCGGCGCGAGACGGGGTCGTAGACGGCGTACAGGCAGGTCGCGCCGAGCTCGCCCATGTCGTCGCGGTGGCCGGCGGCGAGGTGGGTGACCAGGTCGTCGAGGTGCGTGAGGAGTTCGTCGGGCGGGAGGTCCACGTCGGCGAGGGTGCGCACGGCCGTGCACAGCCGGCCCATGGCCGCCGTGGAGGGGATGCCGTGACCGACGACGTCGCCCACGACCAGGGCGACCCGGCTGCCGGCCAGCGGGATGACGTCGAACCAGTCGCCGCCGATGCCGGCCGCCGACCCGGAGGGCAGATAGCGGTGGGCGACCTCGACGGCCGCCTGCCCGGGCAGTTCCCGCGGCAGCAGGCTGTGCTGGAGCGTCAGCGCGGTGGCGCGTTCGCGGGCGAAGCGGCGGGCGTTGTCGACGCAGACGGCGGCGCGGCCGGCGAGTTCCTCGGCGAGGACGGCGTCGTCCGGGACGTACGGGTCGGGGTGGGTGGTGCGGACGGCGAGCGCGACGCCGAGCGTCGTGCCGCGGGCGCGCAGCGGCACGGCCAGCAGCGAGTGGACGCCGGCGGGGGCCGGGACACCGTCCACCGGCCGCGGTGCGCCGCGCTCGCGCATCCACCGGTCGAAGTCCGGCTCGCCGGCGCGTCCGAGCACCGCCCTGCCCTCCCGCAGTGCCCGCGCGGATGGGGAGGAGGGCGGGTGCGCGTCCGCCCGGCCGGGGGGCGCGTCCGTCCCGGGGGCGCCCCCGGTGGCGAAGCGGTGCGCCACGCGGCGCAGCGGGGCCTCGCTGTCCGGAAGAGCTGGTGGTTCCTCGGTGCCGAGGGCCCAGTCGAGCAGGTCGACGGCGGCGAAGTCGGCGAACCCCGGGACCAGGAGTTCCACCAGTTCCTCGGCGGTCCGGACGACGTCCAGGGTGGTGCCGATGGCGGTGGCCGCCCCGTTGAGCAGGGCCAGCCGCCGGCGGGCGTGGTGCTGCTCGGTGCTGTCGAAGCCCGCCATCGCGGTGCCGACGACCTCGCCGGCGGGACCCCGCACCGGCCACATCTCCACCTTCCAGGCGTGCAGCCGGGAGTCGCCGGGCGCCCGGCCGAAGCTCTCGTGGTGCAGGGGCTCGCCGGTCTCGGCGACGCGGCGCAGCTGCCGGTGGAGGCCCAGGGTGCGCTCGGTCCGCCCCACGACGTCCAGGAAGGAGCGCCCGAGCAGGTCCTCCTCGGACCTGCCCAGCGCCTCGCGGGCGAGATCGTTGAGCCGCAGGAAGCGCTGCTCGGTGTCGAGGACGGACACCGCCATCGACGCCTGCTGGAAGGCCTGTCCCACCAGGGGGCTCCCGACGGGTCCGGGCGGCCCGACGGTGATCACGTACCCGCCCGGCGCGTCGCCCGCGCCGGACACGGGGCAGACCGTCAGGTGGAGCGGTACGGGCCGGCCGTCGCGGTGGCGCAGCACCACGTCGCCCGACGGAACGGGCGGTGCGCCGGACGGCGTGTCCCCGGCGAGCAGTTCCCGTGCGGCCCGTCCCACGGCCTCCTCGGCCGGGTGGCCGGTCAGCCGCCGGGCACCCTCGCTCCACCCCGTCACGATGCCGCGGGCATCGACGACCACCGCGGCGGAGGCGTCCTCCATTGGTCCAGGATCATCCCATCGCCGCCCCGTCTCAACCTCGGCCGGGCACCCCGGGCGGTCTCACGCGCGGTGGTCGCGGAGCGCGGCGAGCGCCCGGTCGGCGTGCGCGTTCATCCGCAGCTCGCTGCGCACGGCCTCCAGGACGGTCCGGTCCCGGCCCATGACGAACGTGGCCCGTCTGGTCGGCGCCAGGGAGATCCCCCGCTTCACGCCGAACCGCTCGCGGACCGTGCCGTCGGCGTCGGAGAGCAGGGGCATGCCGAGGGTGTGCCGTCCGGCGAACTCCGCCTGCCGCTCGACGGCGTCCCCGCTGATGCCCACCGGCCGTGCGCCGACCGCGGCGAACTCGGCGGCCAGGTCGCGGAAGCGGCAGGCCTGCGCGGTGCAGCCGGGGCTCAGCGCGGCGGGGTAGAAGAACAGCACCGCCGGCCCTTC includes:
- a CDS encoding SpoIIE family protein phosphatase, which gives rise to MEDASAAVVVDARGIVTGWSEGARRLTGHPAEEAVGRAARELLAGDTPSGAPPVPSGDVVLRHRDGRPVPLHLTVCPVSGAGDAPGGYVITVGPPGPVGSPLVGQAFQQASMAVSVLDTEQRFLRLNDLAREALGRSEEDLLGRSFLDVVGRTERTLGLHRQLRRVAETGEPLHHESFGRAPGDSRLHAWKVEMWPVRGPAGEVVGTAMAGFDSTEQHHARRRLALLNGAATAIGTTLDVVRTAEELVELLVPGFADFAAVDLLDWALGTEEPPALPDSEAPLRRVAHRFATGGAPGTDAPPGRADAHPPSSPSARALREGRAVLGRAGEPDFDRWMRERGAPRPVDGVPAPAGVHSLLAVPLRARGTTLGVALAVRTTHPDPYVPDDAVLAEELAGRAAVCVDNARRFARERATALTLQHSLLPRELPGQAAVEVAHRYLPSGSAAGIGGDWFDVIPLAGSRVALVVGDVVGHGIPSTAAMGRLCTAVRTLADVDLPPDELLTHLDDLVTHLAAGHRDDMGELGATCLYAVYDPVSRRLAAASAGHPAPALLLPDGTCRLVPLSAGPPLGVGGLPFEVTELRLPEGSVVALYTDGLVEAPGRDIDHAIEELRRALAVPADSLDSLCDSVLKAVLPGEPGDDVALLLSRTRALGAEQVATRNVPPDPAEVPAARQWATERLTAWGLDEIAFVTELVVSELVTNAIRYGAPPVQLRLIRDRTLICEVADASSTSPHLRRAHAYDEGGRGLLLVAQLTRRWGSRQTDGGKTIWAEQPLPDG
- a CDS encoding peroxiredoxin, whose amino-acid sequence is MTGRVEKGDTVEDFALPDETGTVRRLSDLLAEGPAVLFFYPAALSPGCTAQACRFRDLAAEFAAVGARPVGISGDAVERQAEFAGRHTLGMPLLSDADGTVRERFGVKRGISLAPTRRATFVMGRDRTVLEAVRSELRMNAHADRALAALRDHRA